The following DNA comes from Deinococcus misasensis DSM 22328.
AGGGCGTAACTCATAGCAGATTTACTGTACCAGTCTGGCTTTTTTACGCCTCAATCAAACTGTCGGGTACTGAGCGATGCTCCTGAATTCGTGTTTGATGAACACGACCTTCCAGACAAGCAGCAGATCCTCGAATATTTCAAGCAAGGTCGCCAAATCATGCCCGGATTGATGATGGGACCCGTCACAGACATGATCGATCAGGAAAACACCGAAGTGATGGCTCTGAACGGCTTCTATACAGATGGTGTTTTTGTCTGGTGTCTGGATGTACCCTTTCATTTTAGGGCACACAACACTGCATTGCCCGAAATTCTTTTGAACCACATCAGAAGCTCGCAATACAAAGTACCAGAGCTGGATTCCGCACAACTTGACCTCATTGAGCATCAATACAGGGAAGAGATCAATGTGATTCTCGTGCATTCAAAAAAACACGAAAGCCCTTGCCAATAAGGCCCAAAGAGCAAAGCTCTGGAGTACATCACCATCCCTGAACAGCCTTTCTACGTCACTCAACCCAAACCCGAGGACCACCCAGACCGCAGTGACACTGAAGGTTGGGGAAAACTCAAGCAGGCCGATGGAACTCTGGGTGAGGTCAAGTACGTCAACACCATCCAAGAAGCAAGAACGATGTACAATCTGGAGGTTCAGGAAACCCACCCTTCTACGGTGGAACCCAGGGCTGGTTGGTACATAATGCAAAATGCAACCCCCTACAGCTTCATGAAAACGTAGGAGGACATTTGATTGAGCGGCACGTAGGCAGGACTCCCAATCAACTCTTTGATAGGATTCGTGCCAGTATAAAGCCAAACGGGCAATATAAGTTAAACACAACTTCTAGTTTTCTTGATCAACAGACCACACAGGCAGCTGTTGACCATATATTAAACGAGCCTAGTAATATTCAGTAAATTAATTCCTAGATAAATAGTGAATCGAATGTAAATTTAGTTCTCAAGTATCCAAGCAGATCAGGAGAAATGATCGGCTATGGCGTAAAGAGTGACGGCACTATGTTCCAGATCACAATGGCGCAGATAATCCTCAAGAAAGATGGAATTGGAAGTTGGTATATTCTCACTGATTACCCAACTCCTTAAAGAAAAATATTAGAATCAAATATAAGCGTTTTCTTGTTAATACTCTTGGTGGGGCATTCTATGATAGAGATGAAGATTTTGATGAAATTATTGGCGAGATAAAGACCTATGAAAAGAATATTGGTGATAAAATATTGGTGATAATTTCTCAGTATGATAACCAAGCGGACCATTACGAGATAAGAAATATTATTCAAGAGTATGTCAATTATAACTTCTCCGATGAATTTGAAGATCCTATTCAATGGTTGATTTATTTAGCTGAACTGCTTAATAAGTAATAAAGTGTATGGTTGGCTCTCCCGGTGCAGGGAGAGCTTTCATTTTGCCATAGCTGACGAATCAGCCGACCTCCAACCGATGATCTCACCCGAGCAGGAATGATCTCAGCCGACCAGAGGTGCAATTCCCTACGAATTTCCTCATTCATGACAAACAAACCCAATTCAGGGAGCAAATTTGAAACGAGAGCCTTTCTTCTATACCCCACCTCCATCACACCCCGACTTTCCCCCTCCAAATACACAAACGTCACAAAATCCCTCTCTTGAACCTTTGCAAATTTCATCCAGAGCTTCCTGCGCTGTTCCATCCACACGAAAACCTAGGTTTCTGTCCGTTTTCAAAACTTTCCCCAGTTACCATGAACCATGGTCATGCAAGCGTTTTCACTGTTTTTGCTGGGTGTGTATCCAGCATGAAATTCTTCAGCACACTCAAATCCCTGTTTCAAATTCCCGGTTATGGCGGTTTCAGTGCAGCCCTGATGATGTTCGGGATTGCCTACTCTTACGTGTTGCCTTACACCTCGCTTTTTGCGATCACCGAAGCCAAAATGAGCACCCGAGAACTCGGGATTTTCCTGACTTTGATGTCGGTGTCCAGCATCGTGATCAGCACTTACCTTGCGAGGGTGTCAGACCGAGGCAGCAACCGCAAGTGGATTTTGATGTTCGGCTTGCTTGCTTCTGCTGCGGGTTACTTGCTGTTCAGTGAAGTTCGCAATTTTTACCTGCTGGTCCTGATCGCTTGCACCTTGCTGGCGGTGGGTTCATCGGCTTTCCCTCAGCTTTTTGCTTTTGCAAGGACCCGACTCCAAGAGCAAGAGGTTGAGAAACCCGAGTTGGCCATCAGCACCCTGCGCACGTTTTTCTCTCTGGCGTGGGTGATTGGGCCTGCCACTGGAGCTTTGCTGCTGGGGGCTTTCGGGTTTCCGTGGCTGTACCGGGTTGCAGCTGCCTGCGCCATTGCTGCTGCTTTGATCGTGCTGCAATTCAAGACCACGCAGGCCAGAAACCAGAGCCAGACCCCTGTGCAACCGCTCGGGACGGTCCTGAGAAATCCCACGGTGGCTGCCATTTTTGGAGGGTTCACCTTGCTCAGTGTGGCTGGGGCACTCAGTCAGATTGCCTTGCCCCTCAGGGTGGTGAAGGACTTGCAGGGCTCTGAAACGCAGGTGGGTTTGCTGTTCAGCCTTGCTGCTGGATTGGAGATTCCTTTCATGGTGTTTTTTGGGGCGATTGCTTCCAGGTTGCCCAAAAGCCGTCTGATACTGGCGGCTGCGGTGCTGCAAGGGGTGTACTTTCTGGTGATCGGTCAGGCCACTGAAATCTGGCAGTTGTTCCCGGCGCAAATCCTGACTGCTCTGGTGGTGTCGATCACCATGGGACTGGGGATCAGTTACTTTCAGGACCTGCTGCCCGAGGCTCCCGGCCTTGCCACCACCCTGAATGCCAACAGCAGTCGGATGGGTTCGATCCTGAGTGGGTTGCTGTTTGGGACTCTGGGCAGTGTGCTCAGCCACGCACAGTTGTTTCTGGTGTGCATGGGGATGTGCTGGCTGTGCGCTGTGTTGTTGTTCTTTTTTGGCCGAGAAAAGCACCTGCAGGCTTACCACAAAGCCAGACTGTCTTGAAGTCTCAGGTCTTGCAGGCAACAAAAACAGCCAGAGGTTTTCTCTGGCTGTTTGCTTGCTGTGTTGAAATGCTTTAAAAGACAGGATTCAAACGGAAGCGACTTCTTTGAAGGCTTCGTCATCGAGGGTGGCTTGCACCCGCTCGTCCTGAGACAGTTTGGACAGTTCAATCACGCGGTTCAGATCGAGGTTCAGACCCTTGGCGACTCGGGTGCCGTAGTCCTCATCCACGAGGTAGAACAGGGCAGACTGGCGGTATTGCAGGCGTTTGATGGCTCCACCCAGCGCACCCACAATGTTCTCGATGAGTTGTTCACGCTTGTCTTCGGTCATGACTTCGCGGTACAGGATGCCGGGTTGCTCGAAGTCGGAGTTGGGGTGGGTGTACTCCTGACGCCCCATGTTGCCGATCATGGCCAGTTGGGGCACGGAGATGTCTGCTTTGACCTGAGGACCAGAGAAGGTGTTGGGGTAGTAGTTGGGGCTGCGTCCACCGTTGTTGCCGGTCATCATGGCCCCGTCACGCTGGTAGTTTTGCACACTGGTGCTCTTGGGGTTGTTGACGGGAATCAGGTGGTGGTTGGCCCCGAGGCGGTGGCGGTGGGTGTCTGCGTAGCTGAACAGGCGGCCTTGCAGCATCTTGTCAAAGCTGGGTCCGATGCCGGGCACCAAGTTGCTGGGGGCAAAAGCACTCTGTTCGGTCTCTGCAAAGTAATTTTCGGGGTTGCGGTTCAGGGTGAGGGTGCCCACGGGAATCAGGGGGAAGTCCTTCTGGCTGACCGTTTTGGTGACATCGAAGATGTCGTATTTGTAGTTGCGGGCCTCGTCTGGAGTGATGATCTGCACGAACACATCCCACACAGGGAAGTTGCCGTTTTCGATGTTATCGAACAGGTCGCGGGTGGCGTGGTCGGCATCCACGGCTTTCAGGCGGTCAGCTTCAGAGGCGTGCATGGTTTTGAAACCGCCTCTGGCCTTGAAGTGGTACTTGACCCACACGTAGTTGCTGGCATCGGTGTACCACATGAAGGTGTGGCTGCCGAAACCGTGCATTTCACGGTAGTTGGCTGGCGTTCCGCGGTCAGAGAACAGGATGGTGACCTGGTGGAGGCTCTCGGGGTGCAGGCTCCAGAAGTCCCACATCATGTTGGGGCTTTTCAGGTTGGTGCGGGGATCGCGCTTCTGGGTGTGAATGAAATCGGGGAATTTCAGGGGGTCACGGATGAAAAACACCGGGGTGTTGTTGCCCACCAGATCGTAGTTGCCCTCTTCGGTGTAGAACTTGAGTGCAAAGCCCCGAGGGTCACGCTCGGTGTCGGCACTGCCGCGTTCTCCTCCCACGGTGGAGAAACGCAGGAACACTTCGGTTTGCTTGCCGATTTCAGAAAGGAATTTGGCGCGGGTGTACTGGGTCACATCATGGGTGACTTCGAAGACCCCGTAGGCTCCGGCACCTTTGGCGTGCACGCGGCGCTCGGGGATCACTTCGCGGTCAAAGTGGGCCATTTTGTCAATGAAATGCACGTCTTGGAGCAAACTGGGGCCGGGCCAACCTGCGGTCTGGGTGTGGGTGTCGTTCTCAACTGGGGCACCATTGCTGGTGGTCATGGGTTTTTGATCGTCTGCCATCGTGCCCAACAGTCTAACACAAAACCATAATCATTATGAATATGAATAAAGTGCAGGCACAATCAGGCCGATTCCAGAGTTTCCTGCCCCTGACACTGGTTGCACAGGCCATCCAGATCCAACTGCACTTTGGAAACCTGCCACCCTTCCGCCTGCCCCAGAGCAGAAAGGCTGCCCAGCAAAGCCTCTGGCACTTCGATGTCCAGAATCCGGCCACAGGATGTGCAGTGCAAATGGTGGTGCACCCCGAGGTTGGCATCGTATCTGGAGGTGCCCTCCGAATCCACAAATTTGCGGATCAGACCGGCCTCTGAAAGCACCTGAAGGTTCTGGTACAACGTGGCAATGCTGATGGGACGCCCTTGCGCCTTGAAAGCGTCCAGCAATTCATAAGGGGTGGGATGGGTGCCACACGCTTGCAGATGTGCCAGAAGTGCCTTGCGCGGTGCACTCGGGCGGAGGCCACAGGCACTGAGTTTTCTGGCAATCTGTGAAAGGTCTTCCATAAAGTTTGATTGTACCAGACTCTGGAAACTGCAGGTGAAAGCCATCTGACCCACTTGCAGGGTAAGCACAAAGTCTGACTTTTGGCAGGTCACTTGAAAAAGCGTTCAGCGATCAGCCCTCAGCTTTCAGCAAAAAGCCCACCAAAAGGCTTTTGCAAACAGCAAAACAAAAAGCCACAAACGGAAAGCCACTCAGACTTTCCGTTCAAAAGGCAGCCAGAAAACTGTCCTGATTGCTGACGGCTGATCGCTGACGGCTGATGGCTCTCTCTGTTGGCATGGCCTGACAGTGACTTTGCGCTGACCCTGCATCTTCAAATCCAAGCGTTGGAAAAACACCAGATCGAATCGGCAAGTCAACACTGAAAACATTGTGGACAAAAACCACACATCAAGGACGAAACCACAAATGGGCCTGCTGCTCAGATCAACATGGCACATCGGGATGTTGTTTCAAGTTGTGAATGCGGTTCACTTGTGTGTCTTTTCCAGAGCAACTGGGTGAGCCCGGAACCAACACATCAATGGTTGTGCACCCAAACATTCAACCACAAAACACATCTTTTTGCCTGATCAAAATCAAACTCAACTTGTCAAGTCAACTTGCTGAAATCAAGCTGAAGACAGACTGATTTTAACTGTCTGGGATTTGATCTTGTAACCAAGTTCTTTACGATGCTTATCCAATCCATTCAACATGTTCTTGGGCTGTGGTTTTGAGAAAAATCACATGTCAGCCAAGAAAAAACCACCCCACAAAATCTTTTCACTCAGTTTCACTACAGCCAAGACGGGCCTCTTTTCACTTTAAAGTGCTTCCAAAAGCAAATATTCAAATGTTTCTGGTGATCTTCTTACACCATTTGACCTGTATCATTGATTTATAATTTTCGACCTGTTATCCTACACAACATGAAGCTACAAAAACTCAGTGAAGCCGTCAGTGGTCTGAATCATCCTCAACGCAGCGATCAGTTTGTTCGTGCATTTCGCAATGCTGTCCGCGATGAAATCTTTGATGCCGCAGAAATCGAAGGCCGATTCGAGTTGCCCAAAGAGTACAGCCGTCGCAGCAGTGGCGAAACCTACAAACGCCAGGCCAAAGAAATGATCTTTGAAGTCACCCCCGCTTACCAGAAATGGTACGAGGAAGTCATTCAGGACCTGAATTCCACCAAACGCCAGAAACGGGTCAAACCCACCCTCGAAGCATATGCAGCAGGCACCCTCGACTTCAAAGCCGCAGCCGCTGCCACCCGAGAAAAAATGAAGGCCAGCGAGCAAAAAGGCAAGAAGCTGGGCTCCAGCCGCAAGAAGAAATAAGCCTCCTCTGGCTGAAACCTCCTCTTCAATCCAGAGGAGGTTTTTTGTGGTCAAATCAACAGGACAATCTTCACATCACATGGCTGTTCGCAAAGAACAACTCAAATTGTCAAATCAGCTTTCGGAATCCATCATCATCTGACCCTGTTCTCAAAACCCACTTGACCTTTCATGACCCATGCGTCTTCTCTGATTCCATTCAGGTTTTCCAGACGGATGCTCACTTTGTCCTGTAACAATCTGTACATCCCTGCATCCCATCTGGTGTCAGCATGTCCTCGACAGACGGCTTGCCAAAACCGTCTGGAAAGGATGGTGAACATGCTTCGCACGAAGAAGTTTCTGCTGGTGATGACCACTTTGATGGGCACTGCTGTGGGGATGGCTCAAACCGATCCTGCTGCCCAGAGCACACCTCCCACCACAACCAATTTGCGGGTTCCCTTGCTGGACAAAGAACTGATTTTTTCTGACAAGCATTTTGTGACCATGCTGGCGCAAGGCAATGCTTACGAACTTGCTGCTGCTCAGATTGCTCTGGCCAAATCCAGTCGTTCTGAGGTGCAAACCTATGCCCAGATCATGGTCAGTGACCACACCCAAATGGGGGCCATGCTGCAAGCAACCGTGCAGCAGATTGATCCTGCTTTTCCGATTCCCAATGCTCCCAGCCCAAAACACCAGAGGATGCTGGAAGAGTTGAGTGCAGCCACCACCAACTTCGATGTGGTGTACAAAGCCCAGATGCTGATGAGCCACGCAGAGACCCTGAATTTGCTGCAAAGCTTCCAGATGAACGGCTATGGACATCCATTGCTCAAAGCCCTTGCACAAACGGCTGAGCCTGTGGTGACCATGCACCTGCAAATGGCCCAACTCCTGCCCTGAACCACCCACAAACAAAATAGGCGAAACCTCTGGGATTTCGCCTGTTTTGTTTGAAGCTCTGGTTTGGATCAGTCTCCGGGCACCACCACAGGGGCAGCCAGAGCTGGGGTTTTGTCTTCGCTGTAGGCTTCTTGAGCGTGTTCGGAGAGGTCCAGACCAGCCGTTTCATAAGATGGGGCGACCCGCACCCGGAAAGCAGCATCAAGCAGTTTCATGACCAGCCAAGTTCCAAGGCCTGAAAATACGGCTGCAGCCACCACCGAGAGGGCCTGAATCCCGAGCTGCGCCCAGTTGCCATCGATCACGCCAGAGTAGGCACCGTTGACCGCTCTGGAGGCGAACACCCCAGTCAAGAGTGCACCGACTGCACCTCCAACCGCATGGCAGGCGAACACGTCCAGAGCATCATCTGCTTTAAAGCGGGATTTGAGTTGCAGTGTCCAGTAAGAAGCGGAAGCAGCGATCAGACCGATCAGGATGGCCCACATGGGACCGACAAAGCCTGCAGCTGGGGTGATGGCGACCAGCCCGACCACAGAGCCTGTGGCTGCACCAATGGCACTGGGTTTTTGACCCCGCATGGCTTCCCAGAGCACCCATCCCAGCATGGCTGCAGATGCTGCAGTGGAGGTGGTGATGAAGGCCAAGGAAGCACTGCCGTTGGCTCCAAGTGCGGAACCTGCATTGAAGCCAAACCAGCCAAACCACAGCAATCCTGCTCCCAGCAGGACGTAAGGCACGTTGTGAGGGAGGCCTTGCCGTTTGGTGGTTTTCATGCGTTCGCCCAGCACCGATGCGGCCACCAGTGCAGCCACGCCAGCAGAAATGTGAACCACCGTTCCCCCTGCGAAGTCCAGAGCGCCCAGTTTGTACAGCCACCCTGAGGGGTCCCAGACCCAGTGGGCCAGAGGGGCATACACCAGCAGGCTCCACAGGGAAACAAAGAACAAGAACATTGGAAATTTCATGCGGTCGATCAATGCTCCGCTGATCAGGGCAGCAGTGATGATCGCAAACATCCCCTGAAACATCACAAACAGCAGCTTGGGTATGGCATTTCCCTTGGACGCTTCAAAAGTGCCGGTGAGGGTCTCTGGCCCAATGCCTTTCAGGAAAAGGTTGCTCAGGCTGCCCACCCATCCGCCCGAGGAGACATCTCCAAAAGCAAGGCTGTAGCCCAGCACAACCCACAAGACCCCCACCACACCGATGGTGCCAAACCCCATCATCAGGGTGTTGAGGACGCTTCGGGCACGGGTGAGC
Coding sequences within:
- a CDS encoding RNase A-like domain-containing protein; the protein is MIERHVGRTPNQLFDRIRASIKPNGQYKLNTTSSFLDQQTTQAAVDHILNEPSNIQ
- a CDS encoding sugar efflux transporter, with product MKFFSTLKSLFQIPGYGGFSAALMMFGIAYSYVLPYTSLFAITEAKMSTRELGIFLTLMSVSSIVISTYLARVSDRGSNRKWILMFGLLASAAGYLLFSEVRNFYLLVLIACTLLAVGSSAFPQLFAFARTRLQEQEVEKPELAISTLRTFFSLAWVIGPATGALLLGAFGFPWLYRVAAACAIAAALIVLQFKTTQARNQSQTPVQPLGTVLRNPTVAAIFGGFTLLSVAGALSQIALPLRVVKDLQGSETQVGLLFSLAAGLEIPFMVFFGAIASRLPKSRLILAAAVLQGVYFLVIGQATEIWQLFPAQILTALVVSITMGLGISYFQDLLPEAPGLATTLNANSSRMGSILSGLLFGTLGSVLSHAQLFLVCMGMCWLCAVLLFFFGREKHLQAYHKARLS
- a CDS encoding catalase, which translates into the protein MADDQKPMTTSNGAPVENDTHTQTAGWPGPSLLQDVHFIDKMAHFDREVIPERRVHAKGAGAYGVFEVTHDVTQYTRAKFLSEIGKQTEVFLRFSTVGGERGSADTERDPRGFALKFYTEEGNYDLVGNNTPVFFIRDPLKFPDFIHTQKRDPRTNLKSPNMMWDFWSLHPESLHQVTILFSDRGTPANYREMHGFGSHTFMWYTDASNYVWVKYHFKARGGFKTMHASEADRLKAVDADHATRDLFDNIENGNFPVWDVFVQIITPDEARNYKYDIFDVTKTVSQKDFPLIPVGTLTLNRNPENYFAETEQSAFAPSNLVPGIGPSFDKMLQGRLFSYADTHRHRLGANHHLIPVNNPKSTSVQNYQRDGAMMTGNNGGRSPNYYPNTFSGPQVKADISVPQLAMIGNMGRQEYTHPNSDFEQPGILYREVMTEDKREQLIENIVGALGGAIKRLQYRQSALFYLVDEDYGTRVAKGLNLDLNRVIELSKLSQDERVQATLDDEAFKEVASV
- a CDS encoding Fur family transcriptional regulator: MEDLSQIARKLSACGLRPSAPRKALLAHLQACGTHPTPYELLDAFKAQGRPISIATLYQNLQVLSEAGLIRKFVDSEGTSRYDANLGVHHHLHCTSCGRILDIEVPEALLGSLSALGQAEGWQVSKVQLDLDGLCNQCQGQETLESA
- a CDS encoding DUF4142 domain-containing protein, producing the protein MLRTKKFLLVMTTLMGTAVGMAQTDPAAQSTPPTTTNLRVPLLDKELIFSDKHFVTMLAQGNAYELAAAQIALAKSSRSEVQTYAQIMVSDHTQMGAMLQATVQQIDPAFPIPNAPSPKHQRMLEELSAATTNFDVVYKAQMLMSHAETLNLLQSFQMNGYGHPLLKALAQTAEPVVTMHLQMAQLLP
- a CDS encoding ammonium transporter, coding for MNRKHSLMFILFLLSVAHAQQTVPLELNRGDTAWMLASTALVMLMTPGVAFFYGGLTRARSVLNTLMMGFGTIGVVGVLWVVLGYSLAFGDVSSGGWVGSLSNLFLKGIGPETLTGTFEASKGNAIPKLLFVMFQGMFAIITAALISGALIDRMKFPMFLFFVSLWSLLVYAPLAHWVWDPSGWLYKLGALDFAGGTVVHISAGVAALVAASVLGERMKTTKRQGLPHNVPYVLLGAGLLWFGWFGFNAGSALGANGSASLAFITTSTAASAAMLGWVLWEAMRGQKPSAIGAATGSVVGLVAITPAAGFVGPMWAILIGLIAASASYWTLQLKSRFKADDALDVFACHAVGGAVGALLTGVFASRAVNGAYSGVIDGNWAQLGIQALSVVAAAVFSGLGTWLVMKLLDAAFRVRVAPSYETAGLDLSEHAQEAYSEDKTPALAAPVVVPGD